A single genomic interval of Plantibacter sp. Leaf314 harbors:
- the rpmH gene encoding 50S ribosomal protein L34, translated as MSKRTFQPNNRRRAKKHGFRLRMRTRAGRGILSARRAKGRTELSA; from the coding sequence ATGAGCAAGAGAACCTTCCAGCCGAACAACCGCCGTCGCGCCAAGAAGCACGGCTTCCGTCTGCGCATGCGCACGCGTGCCGGCCGTGGCATCCTGTCGGCTCGTCGCGCCAAGGGCCGCACCGAACTCTCCGCGTAG
- the rnpA gene encoding ribonuclease P protein component, which produces MLERASRITSGDDYRGVVRRGSRFVGEHTVTYVRMNPKGGQPRFGFIVAKTVGNAVTRNLVRRRLKAICHDSVDSAARGSDVVIRALPSAATAPFAALHDELDRAFAKRGVTPLPTDARR; this is translated from the coding sequence GTGCTCGAGCGTGCGAGCCGGATCACCTCCGGTGACGACTACCGAGGGGTAGTCCGTCGCGGATCCCGGTTCGTCGGCGAGCACACGGTCACCTACGTACGCATGAACCCGAAGGGCGGACAGCCGCGCTTCGGGTTCATCGTTGCGAAAACGGTCGGAAACGCAGTGACACGCAATCTCGTCAGACGGCGCCTCAAGGCCATCTGCCACGACAGCGTCGATTCCGCTGCCCGCGGGAGCGACGTCGTCATCCGTGCGCTGCCGTCGGCCGCGACCGCGCCCTTCGCCGCGCTCCACGACGAGCTCGACCGCGCGTTCGCCAAGCGAGGCGTCACCCCGCTTCCGACGGATGCACGCCGATGA
- the yidD gene encoding membrane protein insertion efficiency factor YidD translates to MNGVLAAACLAPRNAAVLALRGYRATVSPLYGDVCRYYPSCSAYALGAVQQHGVVVGAGLAAARIARCHPWAAPRFDEVPPKKNFRYSVTPHGFVVQPSHGKG, encoded by the coding sequence ATGAACGGTGTTCTCGCTGCTGCCTGTCTCGCGCCCCGCAATGCCGCGGTGTTGGCGCTTCGCGGGTATCGAGCCACCGTGTCGCCGCTCTACGGCGACGTCTGCCGGTATTACCCCAGCTGCTCCGCGTACGCTCTGGGAGCGGTGCAACAGCACGGCGTCGTCGTCGGCGCAGGTCTGGCCGCAGCGCGGATCGCGCGCTGCCACCCGTGGGCGGCACCGCGCTTCGACGAGGTCCCTCCCAAGAAGAACTTCCGCTACAGCGTCACGCCTCACGGATTTGTAGTGCAACCGAGCCACGGAAAGGGCTGA
- the yidC gene encoding membrane protein insertase YidC → MDIIGTILWPLKWAVELLLVGWHLLWTAIGLDPAAGLTWVLSIVGLVLVVRAALIPLFIKQIKSQRKMLEIAPQMKKVQEKYKGKRDQASREAMSRETMELYKKHGTSPVSGCLPLLVQMPIFFALFSVLNDAQKSKAGVGPLNETLAVQFGDANLFGIAPLHTSMQAALAGNPVNWAVVIIAAVMVILMCASQFITQLQIVSKNMSAETKASPQFKQQRILLYILPFVFLFSGFAFPLGVMFYWLTSNAWTMVQQFLVIRNMPTPGSDAAKAREERLARKGKLMTPNGDVISISEAPVPEKKVPAQRQQPMGKARAKKQQSDGRDK, encoded by the coding sequence ATGGACATCATCGGCACAATTCTCTGGCCGCTCAAGTGGGCGGTCGAGCTGCTTCTCGTGGGTTGGCACCTGCTGTGGACGGCCATCGGACTCGACCCGGCGGCCGGCCTGACCTGGGTCCTCTCGATCGTCGGCCTCGTCCTCGTCGTCCGTGCGGCGCTCATCCCCCTGTTCATCAAGCAGATCAAGAGCCAGCGCAAGATGCTCGAGATCGCACCGCAGATGAAGAAGGTGCAGGAGAAGTACAAGGGCAAGCGCGACCAGGCCAGCCGCGAGGCCATGTCCCGCGAGACCATGGAGCTCTACAAGAAGCACGGCACCTCCCCCGTGAGCGGATGTCTGCCCCTCCTGGTCCAGATGCCGATCTTCTTCGCGCTGTTCTCGGTGCTGAACGACGCCCAGAAGAGCAAGGCCGGCGTCGGTCCACTGAACGAGACGCTCGCCGTGCAGTTCGGCGACGCGAACCTCTTCGGCATCGCCCCCCTGCACACCAGCATGCAGGCCGCCCTGGCGGGCAACCCGGTCAACTGGGCCGTCGTCATCATCGCCGCGGTCATGGTCATCCTGATGTGCGCCTCGCAGTTCATCACCCAGCTGCAGATCGTCTCGAAGAACATGTCCGCCGAGACGAAGGCCAGCCCGCAGTTCAAGCAGCAGCGCATCCTCCTCTACATCCTCCCGTTCGTCTTCCTCTTCTCCGGTTTCGCGTTCCCGCTCGGCGTCATGTTCTACTGGCTGACCTCGAACGCCTGGACGATGGTGCAGCAGTTCCTCGTCATCCGGAACATGCCGACGCCCGGATCCGACGCGGCGAAGGCTCGCGAGGAACGCCTCGCCCGCAAGGGCAAGCTGATGACGCCGAACGGTGACGTCATCTCGATCTCCGAGGCCCCCGTGCCGGAGAAGAAGGTCCCGGCGCAGCGTCAGCAGCCCATGGGCAAGGCACGCGCCAAGAAGCAGCAGTCCGACGGACGAGACAAGTAG
- a CDS encoding R3H domain-containing nucleic acid-binding protein yields the protein MTDQELAVAQDEDAPTISQLEEEGDVAADYIEEFLDICDIDGDIDIDARNGRAYVSIDSPTESNLRLLSRPDTVNALQELTRLAVQNRTGGFSRLILDIGGSREARQQELGALVERAVERIEAGSTEAALPPMSSYERKLVHDIVSARGFVSESHGEGRDRHTVITRG from the coding sequence GTGACTGACCAGGAACTGGCCGTAGCCCAGGACGAAGACGCCCCCACGATCAGCCAGCTCGAAGAAGAGGGCGACGTTGCGGCGGACTACATCGAGGAGTTCCTCGACATCTGCGACATCGACGGTGACATCGACATCGATGCCCGGAACGGTCGCGCCTACGTGTCGATCGACTCCCCCACCGAGAGCAACCTCCGTCTGCTCTCCCGCCCCGACACCGTGAACGCGTTGCAGGAGCTGACGCGTCTCGCTGTGCAGAACCGCACGGGTGGGTTCTCACGCCTCATCCTCGACATCGGTGGGTCCCGCGAGGCACGTCAGCAGGAGCTCGGTGCTCTCGTCGAGCGGGCTGTCGAGCGGATCGAAGCCGGATCGACCGAGGCGGCACTTCCTCCGATGTCGAGCTACGAGCGCAAGCTGGTGCACGACATCGTCTCTGCTCGTGGGTTCGTGTCCGAATCGCACGGCGAGGGACGCGATCGCCACACCGTCATCACGCGCGGCTGA
- the rsmG gene encoding 16S rRNA (guanine(527)-N(7))-methyltransferase RsmG, which yields MTDAHDAAGLEPEPAEAALLFGDQIEVGRSFAANLATHGEPLGLIGPLELPRLWTRHILNSVIVAPLLRPGRVGDVGTGAGLPGLVLAIARPDVDFVLIEPMERRVAWLNDQVGALGLRNVEVVRARAEEVRLTQQLDQVTARAVSALRKLLPLTAPLLRDGGELVLMKGAGAQAEVDASAKELRKYKVSGVEVRTLGEGVLAEPTRVILGTVRG from the coding sequence ATGACTGACGCACACGACGCTGCCGGCCTCGAGCCAGAACCTGCCGAGGCCGCGCTCCTGTTCGGCGACCAGATCGAGGTCGGCCGCTCGTTCGCGGCGAACCTCGCGACCCACGGCGAGCCGCTCGGACTCATCGGGCCGCTCGAGCTTCCCCGGTTGTGGACGAGACACATTCTGAACAGCGTGATCGTTGCACCGTTGCTTCGTCCCGGACGAGTCGGCGATGTCGGCACAGGCGCCGGGCTTCCCGGACTGGTCCTGGCGATCGCACGACCTGATGTCGACTTCGTCCTCATCGAGCCGATGGAGCGTCGCGTCGCCTGGTTGAACGATCAGGTGGGGGCGCTCGGATTGCGCAACGTCGAGGTCGTGCGGGCGAGGGCTGAAGAGGTCCGACTCACTCAGCAGCTCGACCAGGTGACGGCTCGCGCGGTCAGCGCGCTCCGCAAGTTGTTGCCGCTCACCGCTCCTCTGCTTCGCGACGGCGGCGAGCTCGTGCTGATGAAGGGCGCCGGCGCACAAGCCGAGGTCGATGCGTCGGCGAAGGAGCTGCGCAAGTACAAGGTGTCGGGCGTCGAAGTACGCACGCTCGGCGAGGGTGTACTGGCCGAGCCGACACGAGTGATCCTGGGCACCGTCCGCGGCTGA
- a CDS encoding ParA family protein, with product MARELHHLTERRKALATATLPTPDHTRVFTVSNQKGGVGKTTTTVNIGAALARSGARVLVIDLDPQGNASTALGVEHHSDVPSVYDVLIDDFPLADVVQQSPEFPTLFCAPSTIHLAGAEIELVSQVAREHRLRTALEQFIQDAEEPFHYVLIDCPPSLGLLTINAFVAAKEVLIPIQCEYYALEGLSQLLSSIQLIQRHLNPGLAVSTILLTMYDGRTNLAQQVAQDVRDHFTGQVLESIIPRAVRISEAPSFGQSVISYDPTSLGAVSYLEAAAEIANRWAAQQHASPDTNHPEGVSH from the coding sequence CTGGCTCGCGAACTCCACCATCTGACTGAGAGGCGCAAAGCCTTGGCTACTGCGACGCTGCCGACTCCAGACCACACCCGGGTGTTCACGGTTTCCAACCAGAAGGGCGGAGTCGGCAAGACGACAACGACGGTCAACATCGGTGCGGCTCTCGCCCGCTCAGGGGCCCGGGTGCTCGTCATCGACCTCGACCCGCAGGGGAACGCGTCCACGGCGCTGGGTGTGGAGCACCACTCGGACGTGCCCAGCGTGTACGACGTCCTGATCGACGACTTCCCGCTCGCCGACGTGGTGCAGCAGAGCCCCGAGTTCCCCACCCTCTTCTGTGCCCCCTCCACCATCCACCTGGCCGGCGCCGAGATCGAGCTGGTCTCTCAGGTGGCTCGTGAGCACCGACTGCGTACTGCGCTCGAGCAGTTCATCCAGGACGCCGAGGAGCCGTTCCACTACGTCCTGATCGATTGCCCGCCGTCGCTCGGCCTCCTCACGATCAACGCGTTCGTCGCGGCGAAGGAGGTGCTCATCCCGATCCAGTGCGAGTACTACGCGCTGGAGGGGCTCAGTCAGTTGTTGAGCAGCATCCAGTTGATCCAGCGCCATCTAAATCCCGGTCTGGCTGTGAGCACCATCTTGCTCACGATGTACGACGGCCGCACCAACCTCGCGCAGCAGGTCGCTCAGGATGTCCGCGACCACTTCACCGGTCAGGTCCTGGAGTCCATCATCCCCCGCGCCGTGCGCATCTCGGAGGCGCCCAGCTTCGGGCAGAGCGTCATCAGCTACGACCCGACGTCGCTTGGTGCGGTGTCCTACCTCGAGGCCGCTGCCGAGATAGCGAATCGCTGGGCCGCACAGCAGCACGCATCACCCGATACGAACCACCCTGAGGGAGTCAGTCACTGA
- a CDS encoding ParB/RepB/Spo0J family partition protein has protein sequence MATKRTGLGRGIGALIPTTSSDTQANRPVDVFFPDNQGTARKAAKDAATAAADAAAAAAEPQAPSSEATPSEGPQLVAVPGARLAYLSPALIVPNANQPRTVFDEDHLAELVTSIREVGVLQPIVVRPIPGDDEQYELIMGERRLRASKEVGLDRIPAIIKDTADEDMLRDALLENLHRSELNPLEEASAYQQLLADFGITQDELANRIGRSRPQISNTIRLLKLPAAVQQRVAAGVLSAGHARAILSLTDPEAQQRLADKIVNEDLSVRAAEAAAAQGVQAKKPRPIAGSRRGQLDEIADRLGDRLNTRVKVTLGAKKGQMVVEFATIADLNRILSELGESGFGQSS, from the coding sequence ATGGCAACGAAACGAACCGGACTCGGCCGCGGAATCGGTGCCCTCATCCCGACCACGAGCTCCGATACTCAGGCGAACCGTCCCGTCGACGTGTTCTTCCCCGACAACCAGGGGACGGCTCGGAAGGCCGCGAAGGACGCCGCTACCGCCGCTGCCGACGCTGCTGCTGCGGCCGCCGAGCCTCAGGCACCGTCGTCAGAGGCGACCCCATCCGAGGGCCCACAGCTCGTCGCCGTCCCCGGCGCGCGGCTCGCCTACCTCTCCCCCGCGCTCATCGTCCCGAACGCGAACCAGCCGCGCACCGTGTTTGACGAGGACCACCTCGCCGAACTCGTGACCAGCATCCGCGAGGTCGGTGTACTCCAGCCGATCGTCGTCCGCCCCATCCCCGGCGACGACGAGCAGTACGAGCTCATCATGGGTGAGCGGCGCCTCCGGGCCTCGAAAGAGGTCGGACTCGACCGGATCCCCGCGATCATCAAGGACACCGCGGACGAGGACATGCTCCGTGATGCGCTCCTCGAGAACCTTCACCGCTCCGAGCTGAACCCGCTGGAGGAAGCCTCTGCGTACCAGCAGCTCCTCGCGGACTTCGGGATCACCCAGGACGAGCTCGCGAACCGGATCGGCCGCTCGCGCCCGCAGATCAGCAACACCATCCGTCTCCTCAAGCTGCCAGCAGCGGTCCAGCAGCGCGTCGCAGCGGGCGTCCTGAGCGCCGGCCACGCACGGGCCATCCTCTCTCTGACGGACCCTGAAGCACAGCAGCGTCTCGCCGACAAGATCGTCAACGAAGACCTCTCCGTTCGCGCGGCGGAAGCTGCCGCAGCTCAGGGCGTCCAGGCGAAGAAGCCGCGGCCGATCGCCGGGTCCCGCCGTGGCCAGCTCGACGAGATCGCGGACCGACTCGGCGACCGACTGAACACTCGGGTGAAGGTCACGCTCGGCGCGAAGAAGGGCCAGATGGTGGTCGAGTTCGCGACGATCGCGGACCTCAACCGCATCCTCAGCGAGCTCGGCGAGTCCGGATTCGGCCAGTCCTCCTAA
- the trxA gene encoding thioredoxin has protein sequence MSDAVTEATFDELVINSDKPVLVDFWAAWCGPCRAVGPILDTIGSENSDKITVLKLNVDENPNLAMKYQITSIPAMKVFKGGEVVQTVIGAKPKAALEKDLAAFIG, from the coding sequence ATGTCAGATGCAGTCACCGAAGCAACGTTCGACGAGCTGGTCATCAACAGCGACAAGCCCGTCTTGGTCGACTTCTGGGCCGCCTGGTGCGGTCCGTGTCGCGCCGTCGGCCCGATCCTCGACACCATCGGCTCTGAGAACAGTGACAAGATCACCGTGCTCAAGCTGAACGTCGACGAGAACCCGAACCTCGCGATGAAGTACCAGATCACCTCCATCCCGGCCATGAAGGTCTTCAAGGGTGGCGAGGTCGTTCAGACCGTCATCGGCGCGAAGCCGAAGGCCGCCCTCGAGAAGGACCTCGCAGCTTTCATCGGCTGA
- the trxB gene encoding thioredoxin-disulfide reductase gives MRQVIIIGSGPAGYTAAIYAARASLQPLLVASSVEAGGELMNTTEIENFPGFPDGIQGPELMMKLQEQAERFGTEVLYDDVTDLKLDGDVKTVTLGNGQVHEAHTVIFATGSAYRKLGLADEERLSGHGVSWCATCDGFFFKEKTIAVIGGGDSAMEEATFLTRFASKVYVIHRKDTLRASKIMQDRAFANDKIEFIWNSEVAGITGADAVDGVTLRSTTDGTETHLPLGGLFIAIGNDPRTHLIHGQLDLAPEGTIAVKGRSSKTNLPGVFAAGDVIDPTYRQAITAAGSGTIAALDAEHYLADREQAAGESSAIGEAQTAGRPQPSDPVLATTV, from the coding sequence GTGCGTCAGGTCATCATCATCGGATCAGGACCCGCCGGCTACACGGCGGCGATCTACGCTGCGCGCGCCTCGTTGCAGCCGTTGCTCGTCGCGTCGTCGGTCGAGGCGGGCGGCGAACTCATGAACACCACCGAGATCGAGAACTTCCCGGGCTTCCCCGACGGCATCCAGGGCCCTGAGCTCATGATGAAGTTGCAGGAGCAGGCCGAGCGGTTCGGCACCGAGGTGCTCTACGACGACGTCACCGACCTCAAGCTCGATGGTGACGTGAAGACCGTCACCCTCGGCAACGGTCAGGTCCACGAGGCACACACCGTCATCTTCGCCACCGGTTCCGCGTACCGCAAGCTCGGACTGGCCGACGAGGAGCGTCTCTCCGGCCACGGCGTGTCCTGGTGCGCGACCTGCGACGGGTTCTTCTTCAAGGAGAAGACCATCGCGGTCATCGGTGGCGGCGACAGCGCGATGGAGGAGGCCACCTTCCTCACGCGCTTCGCGTCGAAGGTCTACGTCATCCACCGCAAGGACACGCTCCGCGCGTCGAAGATCATGCAGGACCGCGCTTTCGCGAACGACAAGATCGAGTTCATCTGGAACAGCGAGGTCGCGGGGATCACCGGCGCCGACGCGGTCGACGGCGTGACGCTGCGATCCACCACCGACGGCACCGAGACCCACCTGCCGCTGGGCGGCTTGTTCATCGCGATCGGCAACGACCCACGGACGCACCTCATCCACGGTCAGCTGGACCTCGCTCCCGAGGGCACCATTGCGGTCAAGGGTCGCTCGTCGAAGACCAACCTGCCCGGCGTCTTCGCCGCCGGCGACGTCATCGACCCCACCTACCGTCAGGCGATCACCGCTGCCGGCAGTGGCACCATCGCGGCCCTCGACGCGGAGCACTACCTCGCCGACCGCGAGCAGGCCGCGGGCGAGTCGTCCGCTATCGGCGAGGCTCAGACCGCTGGTCGCCCGCAGCCCTCCGACCCGGTCCTCGCCACCACCGTTTGA
- the murJ gene encoding murein biosynthesis integral membrane protein MurJ: MADGIGRASALLASGTLVSRLLGFVKAILVAQAIGVVVIGDTFAIANQLPNTIYVIIGGGVLSAVLVPQIVRAGIHADGGNAYINKLVTITLVFIGGATAVITLLAPVFVFIVAAALPPEQFALATAFAYWCLPQILLYALYTVLGEVLNARKMFGPFTWAPVLNNVIAIAGLIAFIGLYGSGDLAVREWTDGRTVLLAGSATLGVVVQAAFLMLFWRKAGLRFRPDFQWRGVGLRATGRIASWTFGMLLLTTGAGIIETQIVASVSNQGPSVAILNYAWLIFMLPHSIITVSIATAYFTRMSEHAQGTREHGRDIPRLQADISAAIRVVSVLIVLAAAVIMVVAVPFGSVFAETFEQAQAMGGIVIAFVIGLVPFCILFVLQRAFYALGDTKTPFFFTLFQTLLFVLLAIIVILVLPAHLVGAGVALAITIACVAQTVVAALLLRRRLGGLDTKRILLSLLRYVAAAVPAAAVGVVVLLLLGGIGEEGFTTATIPGAIITMAVVGAVMAAVYLAVLALLRTPELQAALAPVLARLGR, encoded by the coding sequence ATGGCTGACGGCATCGGCAGGGCGAGCGCCCTCCTCGCCTCGGGGACGCTGGTCTCCCGGCTCCTCGGCTTCGTCAAGGCCATCCTGGTGGCACAGGCGATCGGTGTCGTCGTCATCGGTGACACCTTCGCCATCGCGAACCAGTTGCCGAACACCATCTACGTGATCATCGGCGGCGGTGTCCTGAGCGCCGTGCTCGTGCCGCAGATCGTCCGAGCCGGGATCCACGCCGACGGTGGCAACGCGTACATCAACAAGCTCGTGACGATCACCCTGGTGTTCATCGGCGGAGCCACGGCGGTGATCACGCTCCTGGCACCGGTCTTCGTGTTCATCGTCGCCGCCGCCCTGCCGCCGGAGCAGTTCGCGCTCGCGACGGCGTTCGCCTACTGGTGTCTCCCGCAGATCCTTCTCTACGCGCTGTACACCGTGCTCGGTGAGGTCCTCAACGCCCGCAAGATGTTCGGGCCGTTCACCTGGGCGCCCGTGCTCAACAACGTCATCGCGATCGCCGGCCTGATCGCCTTCATCGGCCTGTACGGCAGCGGCGATCTCGCCGTCCGCGAGTGGACCGACGGCCGGACGGTCCTGCTCGCCGGGTCCGCCACGCTCGGCGTCGTGGTCCAAGCCGCGTTCCTCATGCTCTTCTGGCGGAAGGCCGGGCTGCGCTTCCGGCCCGACTTCCAGTGGCGGGGCGTGGGACTCCGTGCCACCGGCCGGATCGCCAGCTGGACCTTCGGCATGCTGCTGCTGACGACCGGCGCGGGGATCATCGAGACCCAGATCGTCGCCTCCGTCAGTAACCAGGGGCCGTCCGTCGCGATCCTCAACTACGCGTGGCTGATCTTCATGCTCCCGCACTCGATCATCACCGTCTCCATCGCGACGGCGTACTTCACCCGCATGAGCGAGCACGCGCAGGGGACACGGGAGCACGGACGGGACATCCCTCGGCTCCAGGCCGACATCTCGGCCGCGATCCGCGTGGTGAGCGTCCTCATCGTCCTCGCAGCCGCCGTCATCATGGTCGTCGCCGTCCCCTTCGGCAGCGTGTTCGCCGAGACGTTCGAACAGGCGCAGGCCATGGGCGGCATCGTCATCGCCTTCGTCATCGGGCTCGTCCCGTTCTGCATCCTCTTCGTCCTGCAGCGTGCGTTCTACGCCCTCGGCGACACGAAGACCCCCTTCTTCTTCACCCTCTTCCAGACGCTGCTCTTCGTGCTGCTCGCGATCATCGTCATCCTCGTCCTCCCGGCTCACCTGGTCGGTGCCGGTGTCGCGCTCGCCATCACGATCGCGTGCGTCGCGCAGACCGTGGTCGCCGCACTGTTGCTCCGTCGTCGACTGGGTGGCCTCGACACCAAGCGGATCCTCCTCAGCCTGCTCCGGTACGTCGCGGCCGCCGTGCCGGCCGCAGCGGTCGGTGTCGTCGTCCTGCTGCTGTTGGGCGGCATCGGCGAGGAGGGGTTCACCACCGCGACGATCCCCGGGGCCATCATCACGATGGCCGTCGTCGGAGCCGTCATGGCCGCGGTCTACCTGGCCGTCCTGGCCCTGCTGCGGACGCCGGAACTGCAGGCCGCTCTGGCGCCCGTCCTGGCCCGCCTCGGCCGCTGA
- a CDS encoding DUF6049 family protein, translating into MTRSSRLPRLLSALAAAALSFAVVSSGLFSPGPLAAAAPLQTAHSAATPDGLVSVEVSPSDGGAVEQSSITSFGITLTNGTDDDLPAGSLSLAVTTARITGTAALDTWLDTSGADAATTPTGTTVVRTIDIPELIAGQQYVVSGLDFTPPALGFDDADAWGSYGVSAGYTAGDTAAGGRTALVWRSQGQPTAASVALVAPLTVPISYGGLLDADELTELTEDDGALTTQLDAYFGEQIALGIDPRIIASIRALGTRAPQGAVAWLARLEAAPNETFALQYGDAEPAVQAEAGLGQLMAPTSFDFALDVADFPAVQPTDTPTPTDTPTTDPDGVQPSPQTVPSPATATDGASPTATPSDGSTPTPSPSETPAQPVPTVPTMAELLEWSYTLPSIVWAGGAVSDADLSVFTASGGAVAMIDSDNTSTSGQTLRASATAGTTPTLLVDHGLADSLSAAASATTDSAFQNAIADVNARAAAIGTEGSTGGTVVAVLPRAVDAALPALGDTVNALRSLPATSRTPLASTLTEPPTAVTLGAMAPNDDRVSDVRVLLDDERLVTEFSSVLNDPELLTGRERATLLSSLAAGWLPTAEGWGAAVTAQQERTDTVLASVRVTDSSRINMVGGEVSLPFAVRNDLPYPVTVVMQASPSNGRLSISGSVTQEIAADSRATVLVPVQAQIGNGDATLRLQLFSTGGQAIGEQSFVGVNVRADWEGIGAIVLALLVALLFVSGVIRMVLSRRAKRRALAASAGVAPDDDERADGEPPVESSPGRRETNG; encoded by the coding sequence ATGACACGATCAAGCCGCCTCCCACGCCTCCTCAGCGCCCTCGCAGCAGCCGCGCTGTCGTTCGCCGTCGTGTCCTCCGGGCTCTTCTCGCCAGGGCCCCTCGCCGCTGCCGCGCCCCTGCAGACCGCTCATTCCGCTGCGACACCGGACGGCCTCGTGTCGGTCGAGGTGAGTCCGAGTGACGGGGGAGCGGTCGAGCAGTCCTCGATCACCTCCTTCGGCATCACCCTGACGAACGGCACCGACGACGACCTGCCGGCCGGCTCCCTCTCCCTGGCGGTCACCACCGCGCGCATCACCGGGACGGCAGCGCTCGACACGTGGCTCGACACCTCGGGTGCCGACGCGGCGACGACACCGACCGGGACGACCGTGGTGCGGACCATCGACATCCCGGAACTCATCGCCGGGCAGCAGTACGTCGTGAGCGGCCTCGACTTCACCCCGCCTGCGCTCGGGTTCGACGACGCGGACGCCTGGGGCTCCTACGGTGTCTCCGCCGGCTACACGGCCGGGGACACGGCCGCCGGAGGGCGGACGGCGTTGGTCTGGCGATCCCAGGGACAGCCCACCGCGGCCTCCGTGGCCCTCGTGGCCCCACTCACCGTCCCGATCAGCTACGGCGGGCTCCTCGACGCTGACGAGCTCACCGAACTCACCGAGGACGACGGCGCCCTCACCACCCAGCTCGACGCGTACTTCGGCGAGCAGATCGCCCTCGGCATCGATCCCCGGATCATCGCCTCCATCAGAGCGCTCGGCACCCGTGCACCCCAGGGCGCCGTGGCCTGGCTCGCCCGACTCGAGGCCGCACCGAACGAGACGTTCGCCCTTCAGTACGGCGACGCGGAACCCGCTGTCCAAGCCGAGGCCGGGCTCGGACAGCTGATGGCACCGACCTCGTTCGACTTCGCCCTGGACGTCGCGGACTTCCCTGCAGTGCAGCCCACCGACACCCCGACGCCGACCGACACACCGACCACCGACCCCGACGGCGTCCAGCCGAGCCCGCAGACCGTGCCGTCACCGGCGACGGCGACCGACGGCGCGTCCCCGACCGCCACGCCGTCCGACGGATCCACCCCGACACCGTCGCCCTCCGAGACACCCGCTCAACCTGTCCCGACCGTTCCGACGATGGCCGAGCTGCTCGAGTGGAGCTACACCCTCCCGAGCATCGTCTGGGCGGGCGGCGCGGTGTCCGACGCCGACCTCTCCGTCTTCACCGCGTCCGGTGGCGCGGTCGCGATGATCGACTCCGACAACACCTCCACGAGCGGCCAGACGCTCCGCGCGTCGGCGACGGCCGGGACCACACCGACCCTCCTGGTCGACCACGGCCTCGCCGACTCCTTGAGCGCCGCCGCCTCGGCGACGACGGACAGCGCGTTCCAGAACGCCATCGCGGACGTGAACGCCCGGGCCGCCGCCATCGGGACCGAGGGGTCGACGGGTGGAACGGTCGTCGCCGTCCTCCCGCGCGCCGTCGACGCTGCCCTCCCAGCCCTGGGCGACACGGTCAACGCACTCCGCTCGTTGCCGGCCACCTCCCGGACGCCCCTCGCGAGCACCCTCACGGAGCCGCCGACCGCGGTCACCCTCGGTGCGATGGCCCCGAACGACGACCGGGTGTCGGATGTCCGGGTCCTCCTCGACGACGAACGACTCGTCACCGAGTTCTCCTCCGTGTTGAACGACCCCGAGCTGTTGACCGGGCGTGAGCGCGCCACGCTGCTCTCCAGCCTCGCGGCCGGGTGGCTCCCCACGGCGGAGGGGTGGGGCGCCGCGGTCACCGCGCAACAGGAACGCACGGACACTGTCCTCGCATCGGTCCGCGTGACGGACAGCAGTCGCATCAACATGGTGGGCGGCGAGGTGTCGCTGCCGTTCGCGGTCCGGAACGACCTGCCGTACCCCGTCACCGTCGTGATGCAGGCGTCACCGAGCAACGGTCGCCTCAGCATCTCCGGGTCCGTCACGCAGGAGATCGCCGCGGATTCACGGGCCACCGTCCTCGTCCCCGTCCAGGCGCAGATCGGGAACGGTGACGCCACCCTCCGACTGCAACTGTTCAGCACGGGTGGTCAGGCCATCGGCGAGCAGTCGTTCGTCGGGGTGAACGTCCGCGCCGACTGGGAGGGCATCGGCGCCATCGTCCTCGCGCTGCTCGTCGCCCTGCTGTTCGTCAGCGGGGTGATCCGCATGGTGCTCAGCCGGCGGGCGAAGCGTCGTGCTCTCGCCGCTTCCGCGGGCGTCGCTCCGGACGACGATGAGCGTGCGGACGGAGAGCCCCCGGTAGAGTCGTCACCCGGACGACGGGAGACGAATGGCTGA